The Leptospira brenneri genome includes a window with the following:
- a CDS encoding pirin family protein — protein sequence MKHKSILYAQKLDFQWPTSDPFLFCVHHEDFYPKGNGKFGPEVASLQGRQIGQDFAGKDGWRMYHGETIPGFPGHPHRGFETVTVVQRGLIDHADSQGAAGRYGDGDVQWMTAGAGIQHSEMFPLVNESGDNTLELFQIWLNLPAKNKFVDPHFKMFWNEDIPVKLVSDANGKKVKIKTVAGSLFGEKPLDPPPDSWAGDPKNEVGIYILDLEPEVSFVIPGSAKGNNRNLYYFRGEGLVIDEVVVPGKHMYNLESEISVTLKNGSEPGRILILEGKPIAEPVVQYGPFVMNKQEEIQQAFDDYRKTQFGGWPWDSYDPVHVGKGRFARHADGKEEIPT from the coding sequence ATGAAACACAAATCAATATTATACGCCCAAAAACTCGATTTCCAATGGCCTACATCGGATCCATTTTTGTTTTGTGTTCACCACGAGGACTTTTATCCAAAAGGGAATGGAAAGTTTGGCCCGGAAGTGGCTTCCTTACAAGGAAGACAAATCGGCCAAGACTTTGCTGGGAAAGATGGATGGAGGATGTACCACGGGGAAACCATTCCTGGATTTCCTGGCCACCCCCATCGCGGATTTGAAACTGTTACTGTAGTCCAAAGAGGTCTCATTGACCATGCCGATTCACAAGGTGCTGCCGGTAGGTATGGAGATGGCGATGTACAATGGATGACTGCAGGTGCCGGAATCCAACATTCCGAAATGTTTCCTTTGGTGAACGAATCGGGTGATAACACTTTGGAGCTTTTTCAGATTTGGCTCAACTTACCTGCAAAAAATAAGTTTGTCGATCCTCATTTCAAAATGTTTTGGAACGAAGACATTCCAGTAAAACTCGTAAGTGATGCCAATGGTAAAAAGGTAAAAATCAAAACGGTCGCAGGATCGTTGTTTGGCGAAAAACCACTAGATCCTCCCCCAGATTCTTGGGCCGGTGATCCTAAAAACGAAGTAGGAATTTATATTTTAGATTTAGAACCAGAGGTTAGTTTTGTGATCCCTGGAAGTGCGAAAGGAAACAACAGAAATCTTTATTATTTCCGTGGAGAGGGACTAGTCATAGATGAGGTTGTGGTTCCAGGCAAACATATGTACAATCTAGAATCTGAAATTTCTGTTACACTGAAAAATGGATCAGAGCCCGGTCGTATTTTGATTTTGGAAGGAAAACCCATTGCGGAACCTGTGGTTCAGTACGGGCCTTTTGTGATGAACAAACAAGAAGAGATCCAACAGGCCTTTGACGACTATCGCAAAACACAGTTTGGTGGTTGGCCTTGGGATTCTTATGATCCAGTCCATGTTGGTAAAGGAAGATTTGCCAGACATGCCGACGGCAAAGAAGAAATTCCTACTTAA
- a CDS encoding SpoIIE family protein phosphatase, with protein MIFLFLGSGRIFGEVSVIELGNIESTPVYLPSSILVLEDPSNHLDFETVSSPDYESKFLKVPSSTEAFNFSYSKSTYWLRVQLQNSNPKSKDIVIVIAYPRLQTMDLYFQNQNGLEKFNSGYLVPLSERPYKSRFFVFPITFPENSIGQIYLKVSSPNAINLPIQLWERVAYDRHEIDDHVIQAIYFGIAFAMVIFNLFVFFILKDTNYLLYVLLVFSTALSIASYNGIASEYLWKNSPWLDQYSINLLISLVLILFLIFMRNLLNTDTLVPKLDFICKLLIFVQIVLPILYILSFHTFIKMIVISHSFTAFWILFTAIMCSVQKERIAYFFLLAFAFLFFALIVSTLRALGFIPTNSFTIDGPQFGSAAEMLLLAFALADRYNTIIREKETAEALAKFNLEQSNLDLEEKVKERTHTLNKTLTAMKRDLFVAKKIQENSLITDPNLIKRLNLVYRYLPVSEVGGDFFDVSQLSDSKFRILIADATGHGVHAAMITMAIKGLYDNIKNFELSPSKVMEIFNEEFMDNFVSLNSLLTALIVDIDFNSKTIQFASAGHPAAVLIKKNQIQLLEKTGRMMGLKKQIHYGQSELDWESGDRLFLFTDGVFEVSNSQEEEFGEEKAYDLFQSTRNLSLEEAEDHLLKTLQTFLNGQDREDDLTILGIDF; from the coding sequence ATGATTTTCCTATTTTTAGGAAGCGGGAGAATCTTTGGGGAAGTTTCTGTCATCGAACTAGGAAATATAGAATCAACTCCTGTTTATCTTCCTAGTTCTATCTTGGTTTTGGAAGATCCAAGCAATCATTTAGATTTTGAAACGGTAAGCTCACCTGATTATGAATCAAAATTTTTAAAAGTTCCTTCATCAACCGAAGCATTTAATTTTTCCTATTCAAAATCTACATATTGGCTTCGTGTCCAATTACAAAATTCGAATCCTAAATCCAAAGACATTGTCATTGTTATCGCTTACCCAAGGTTACAAACAATGGATTTGTACTTTCAGAATCAAAATGGGTTAGAAAAATTTAACTCAGGTTATCTTGTTCCTTTGTCAGAACGCCCGTACAAAAGTCGGTTTTTTGTTTTTCCCATTACATTTCCTGAAAATTCCATCGGCCAAATCTATTTAAAGGTAAGTTCACCTAATGCAATCAATCTCCCCATTCAATTGTGGGAAAGAGTAGCTTATGATCGACACGAAATTGATGATCATGTCATCCAGGCAATCTATTTCGGGATTGCATTTGCAATGGTCATCTTCAATTTATTTGTATTTTTTATCTTAAAAGATACCAACTATCTACTGTATGTTTTGTTGGTATTTTCAACGGCTTTATCCATTGCATCGTATAACGGAATCGCATCGGAATATTTATGGAAAAATTCACCATGGTTGGATCAGTATTCGATCAATCTTTTGATTTCTCTAGTGTTGATTTTATTTTTGATTTTTATGCGAAATTTATTAAATACAGATACTTTAGTTCCAAAGTTGGACTTTATATGTAAACTTTTGATTTTTGTTCAAATTGTTTTGCCGATTTTGTATATTTTATCTTTTCATACCTTTATCAAAATGATTGTCATTAGTCATTCATTCACTGCATTTTGGATTTTATTCACTGCGATTATGTGTTCTGTCCAAAAAGAAAGAATCGCATATTTTTTCCTACTGGCATTTGCATTTTTATTTTTTGCTTTGATTGTTTCCACACTTCGAGCTCTGGGCTTCATTCCCACCAATTCGTTTACAATTGACGGCCCACAATTTGGGTCTGCCGCCGAAATGTTGTTACTTGCCTTTGCCCTTGCCGATCGCTACAATACAATTATCAGAGAAAAAGAAACAGCAGAAGCACTTGCAAAGTTTAATTTAGAACAGTCCAATTTAGATTTAGAAGAAAAGGTCAAAGAAAGAACTCACACCTTGAATAAAACTTTAACTGCAATGAAACGAGATCTTTTTGTTGCTAAAAAAATCCAAGAAAATTCTCTCATCACAGATCCAAACCTGATCAAACGATTAAATCTTGTGTATCGTTATCTTCCTGTGTCGGAAGTTGGCGGAGATTTTTTTGATGTTTCCCAGCTGAGTGACTCTAAATTTAGAATTTTAATCGCTGATGCAACTGGTCACGGAGTGCATGCGGCTATGATTACGATGGCCATCAAAGGTTTGTATGATAATATCAAAAACTTTGAACTGAGTCCCTCCAAAGTGATGGAAATTTTTAATGAAGAGTTTATGGATAACTTTGTTTCTCTCAATAGCCTTTTGACTGCGCTGATTGTTGATATCGACTTCAATTCAAAAACGATTCAATTTGCATCGGCCGGTCATCCGGCTGCGGTTCTTATAAAAAAGAACCAAATCCAACTTTTAGAAAAAACCGGCCGAATGATGGGATTGAAAAAACAAATCCATTATGGACAATCGGAACTCGATTGGGAATCGGGAGACCGGCTCTTTTTGTTTACCGATGGTGTTTTCGAAGTCTCTAATTCCCAAGAAGAAGAGTTTGGGGAAGAAAAAGCTTACGATCTTTTCCAATCGACAAGGAATTTGAGTTTAGAGGAAGCAGAGGATCACCTCCTAAAAACACTACAAACTTTCCTAAATGGTCAGGATCGTGAGGACGACCTAACCATTCTCGGAATCGATTTTTAA
- a CDS encoding PAS domain-containing sensor histidine kinase, whose protein sequence is MSLLPKTYEVLLADLKRLEEENQILKQTSETRTSDHSNLIHALQFTQFSIDTISEAIFWTDEYGNYVFVNDAACKNYGYTKEELLSMKMFQVDPLFTVDKWNAHWQEILDRKSFSIETLNRRKDGTSFPIEVTVNLVEYDGKQYNCAIVRNITERKLAENHLKQSAIRLAELNSTKDKFFSIIAHDLRGPLGTQKEFIKILSQKDSSFTESERKSYLKMLEESSDLVYSLLENLLDWARSQTGSIQFQPVPIPFYDLVQRVIGLLSLSANKKMVTVSNQIPENLEIIADPFMIETVVRNLVSNAIKYSKANQEVIIGVLNPSKTNPDSIVEAKQKFPVPIYPTEITFFVKDMGVGMQKEQIENLFRLEKKTSTLGTIGESGTGLGLILCKEFLEQHNGSIWVESEPKKGSTFFFKLGQVTMIS, encoded by the coding sequence ATGTCTCTATTACCCAAGACATACGAAGTTCTACTAGCCGACCTCAAACGTTTGGAAGAAGAAAACCAAATCTTAAAACAAACTAGTGAGACGAGAACTTCAGACCATTCCAATTTAATCCACGCTCTACAGTTCACTCAATTTTCGATTGATACAATTTCAGAAGCCATCTTTTGGACAGACGAATATGGAAATTACGTTTTTGTCAATGATGCTGCTTGTAAAAATTATGGTTATACAAAAGAAGAACTACTTTCGATGAAAATGTTTCAAGTTGATCCTTTGTTTACCGTCGATAAGTGGAATGCTCATTGGCAAGAAATTTTAGATCGTAAATCCTTTTCTATTGAAACTTTAAATCGTAGAAAAGATGGGACTTCCTTTCCGATCGAAGTAACTGTCAATTTAGTTGAATATGACGGCAAACAATACAACTGCGCCATCGTTCGCAATATCACGGAAAGAAAACTTGCAGAAAATCATTTAAAACAATCCGCTATTCGTTTGGCGGAACTAAATTCTACCAAGGATAAATTTTTTTCTATTATTGCACATGACTTACGAGGGCCACTGGGAACTCAAAAAGAATTTATCAAGATCCTTAGTCAGAAAGATTCTTCTTTCACAGAATCAGAAAGAAAATCTTATCTCAAAATGTTGGAAGAATCCTCTGACTTAGTATACTCCTTACTAGAAAATCTTTTGGACTGGGCTCGTTCCCAAACAGGATCCATCCAATTCCAACCAGTTCCGATTCCTTTTTATGATTTAGTACAACGGGTGATTGGTCTTTTAAGTCTTTCTGCAAATAAAAAAATGGTGACTGTTTCCAACCAAATTCCAGAAAACTTAGAAATCATTGCCGATCCTTTTATGATTGAAACTGTAGTTCGCAATTTAGTTTCCAATGCAATTAAGTATAGTAAGGCGAATCAAGAAGTAATCATTGGCGTCTTAAATCCATCCAAAACAAATCCCGATTCTATCGTAGAGGCGAAACAAAAGTTTCCCGTTCCAATTTATCCGACGGAAATCACTTTTTTTGTAAAAGATATGGGTGTGGGAATGCAAAAAGAACAGATCGAAAATCTGTTTCGATTGGAGAAAAAAACTTCAACTCTTGGTACTATCGGTGAATCTGGAACGGGTCTTGGACTCATTCTATGTAAAGAATTTTTGGAACAACATAATGGTTCAATTTGGGTAGAAAGTGAACCGAAAAAGGGTTCTACTTTCTTTTTTAAATTAGGACAAGTCACAATGATTTCTTAA